In Amycolatopsis coloradensis, one genomic interval encodes:
- a CDS encoding DNA cytosine methyltransferase: MNPLSTLFGRRPRLLDLFCCAGGASLGYHRAGFDVVGVDKDPQPNYPFTFHQGDAIKYAYAHGHEFDVVAGSPPCQDACALTAGNRKRPGWTDTHTNLIPATREVFAAIRARNPHIVTVIENVQGSQLRRDLTLCGLTFGLKVFRHRYFEIDGTTITPPAHTSHRGHRVSGWRHGKRYDGDMVAVYGDGGGKGTVTDWQNAMDIHHTDVRRELAEAIPPAYTAFIGTAITAQLTTAPAAA; this comes from the coding sequence ATGAACCCGCTCAGCACGCTGTTCGGTCGACGTCCCCGCCTGCTGGACCTGTTCTGCTGCGCCGGCGGCGCGAGCCTCGGCTACCACCGCGCGGGGTTCGACGTCGTCGGAGTCGACAAAGACCCGCAACCGAACTACCCCTTCACCTTCCACCAGGGCGACGCGATCAAATACGCCTACGCACACGGCCACGAATTCGACGTCGTGGCCGGGTCCCCGCCGTGTCAGGACGCGTGCGCACTCACCGCAGGGAACCGCAAACGCCCCGGCTGGACCGACACCCACACCAACCTCATCCCCGCCACCCGCGAAGTGTTCGCCGCGATCCGGGCCCGGAACCCGCACATCGTGACCGTCATCGAGAACGTCCAAGGCTCCCAACTCCGCCGGGACCTCACCCTCTGCGGACTCACGTTCGGACTCAAGGTCTTCCGCCACCGGTACTTCGAGATCGACGGCACCACCATCACCCCGCCGGCGCACACGTCGCACCGCGGGCACCGCGTCTCGGGATGGCGCCACGGCAAGCGGTACGACGGGGACATGGTCGCCGTCTACGGCGACGGCGGAGGCAAAGGCACCGTCACCGACTGGCAGAACGCCATGGACATCCACCACACCGACGTCCGACGCGAACTCGCCGAAGCCATCCCACCCGCCTACACCGCATTCATCGGCACCGCCATCACCGCCCAACTCACCACCGCGCCGGCCGCCGCCTGA
- a CDS encoding helix-turn-helix domain-containing protein yields the protein MDATITPLPVPARHLYPIPEAMRLLSLSRSVIYELIRAGRLRSVKEGRARRIPATAITAYLELLTRESEGGHYGQTA from the coding sequence ATGGACGCCACGATCACACCTCTGCCCGTTCCTGCCCGGCACCTCTACCCGATCCCGGAAGCGATGCGGCTGCTCTCCCTCAGCCGTTCCGTGATCTACGAACTCATCCGCGCGGGCCGCCTCCGATCCGTCAAGGAAGGCCGGGCACGCCGCATCCCAGCAACCGCAATCACGGCATATCTCGAACTGCTCACCAGGGAATCGGAAGGGGGCCACTATGGCCAAACGGCGTAG
- a CDS encoding site-specific integrase, translating into MAKRRSRGDGGLYWDESRQRWTAEATVGYTAAGKRIVRRGRGKTKTEAKDKLKEILRSIEDGVPMDDRNYTVEQAVRDWLTYGLPGRSKNTIDKLTTLAETHVIPSIGARKLREMTADDGDKWLAEKAQTLATRTLREVRSIPIRAITRAQAREKVKRNVMLLCELPQGQAGRPSKSLTFEQAEALLKAAERTQMRAYIILSLLLGGRTEELRPLKWTHTDLVGKMDATPAIPPHIMVWRSVRVGGDTKTRKSRRSLALPQRCVDALKTQQAKQDFARRVAGDRWQENGLVFASDVGTELDAANVRRAFRKVAAKAGLDPKEWTPRELRHSFASLLSDSGMPVEQISRLMGHNGTAVTELVYRHQIRPVIQEGAKAMDEIFKDDSAA; encoded by the coding sequence ATGGCCAAACGGCGTAGCCGCGGCGACGGCGGACTGTATTGGGACGAGTCGCGGCAGCGGTGGACAGCGGAGGCGACCGTCGGCTACACCGCGGCCGGAAAGCGGATTGTGCGCAGGGGACGCGGGAAGACCAAGACCGAAGCGAAGGACAAGCTCAAGGAGATTCTCCGCTCCATCGAAGACGGCGTTCCGATGGACGACAGGAACTACACCGTAGAGCAGGCCGTGCGCGACTGGCTCACGTACGGACTCCCCGGGCGCAGCAAGAACACGATCGACAAGCTGACCACTCTGGCGGAAACGCACGTGATCCCCTCGATCGGTGCTCGCAAACTGCGGGAGATGACCGCCGACGACGGGGACAAGTGGCTGGCGGAAAAGGCGCAAACTCTCGCGACCCGCACCCTCCGGGAAGTCCGCTCGATCCCGATTCGCGCTATCACCCGCGCTCAGGCTCGCGAGAAGGTCAAGCGGAACGTGATGCTGCTTTGCGAACTGCCGCAAGGACAGGCGGGTCGCCCGTCGAAGTCCTTGACCTTTGAGCAGGCGGAGGCGTTGCTCAAAGCCGCCGAACGTACACAGATGCGTGCCTACATCATCTTGTCTCTGCTGCTTGGTGGAAGGACGGAAGAACTTCGCCCACTCAAATGGACCCACACTGATCTTGTCGGGAAGATGGACGCCACTCCGGCGATTCCGCCGCACATCATGGTGTGGAGGTCGGTACGCGTCGGCGGGGACACCAAAACCCGCAAGTCCCGACGCTCGCTCGCGCTCCCTCAACGGTGCGTGGACGCGCTCAAGACTCAGCAGGCGAAGCAGGACTTCGCCCGACGGGTCGCCGGTGACCGTTGGCAGGAGAACGGTTTGGTGTTCGCGTCGGACGTCGGCACGGAGCTGGACGCGGCGAACGTTCGGCGAGCGTTTCGGAAGGTGGCGGCTAAGGCCGGTCTCGACCCGAAGGAGTGGACACCACGTGAGCTGCGCCACAGCTTCGCGTCGCTGCTGTCGGACAGTGGGATGCCGGTTGAGCAGATCTCGCGGCTCATGGGGCACAACGGCACCGCGGTTACGGAGCTGGTCTACCGTCACCAGATTCGGCCAGTGATCCAGGAGGGCGCGAAAGCCATGGACGAGATCTTTAAGGACGACTCGGCGGCATAG
- a CDS encoding DUF3566 domain-containing protein, whose amino-acid sequence MTPSEKPEAGGAQAGSSSPPWQRDSGAGEPEGSSEQTVSVSSVATEDVAHSDPKRDATTVTDYHGVSGTAAKRLFGDSGEGDPAPSAIPSASRTRAAPTALRRPGRGPRRASLQIKRFDPWSVLKLSLVLGVALFFVWLVAVGVLYTVLDGMGVWDKLNGTYSSLVGGEGADAPADPLISAGRVFGIAAILGAINIVLISALATVSAFIYNVSADLAGGLEVTLSERE is encoded by the coding sequence GTGACACCATCCGAGAAGCCCGAAGCAGGCGGCGCGCAGGCGGGTTCGTCGAGCCCGCCCTGGCAGCGCGACAGCGGCGCCGGGGAGCCCGAAGGCTCCAGCGAGCAGACGGTCTCGGTGTCTTCGGTCGCCACCGAAGACGTGGCCCACTCGGACCCGAAGCGGGACGCGACGACCGTGACCGACTATCACGGTGTCAGCGGCACTGCCGCGAAGAGGCTTTTCGGCGACAGCGGAGAGGGCGACCCCGCCCCCTCCGCCATCCCGTCGGCCTCCCGCACCCGTGCCGCGCCCACCGCTCTCCGCCGCCCCGGCCGCGGACCGCGTCGCGCCAGCCTGCAGATCAAACGCTTCGACCCCTGGTCGGTGCTGAAACTGTCCCTAGTCCTCGGCGTCGCGCTGTTCTTCGTGTGGCTCGTCGCCGTCGGCGTCCTGTACACCGTCCTCGACGGCATGGGCGTCTGGGACAAACTCAACGGGACCTACTCGTCGCTCGTCGGCGGCGAAGGGGCCGACGCGCCGGCCGACCCGTTGATCAGTGCCGGCCGTGTCTTCGGGATCGCGGCCATCCTCGGCGCCATCAACATCGTGCTGATCTCGGCGCTGGCCACCGTCAGCGCCTTCATCTACAACGTCTCCGCCGACCTCGCCGGAGGCCTGGAAGTGACCCTTTCCGAACGAGAGTGA
- the gyrA gene encoding DNA gyrase subunit A, translating to MTETLPPAPDHDRIEPVDIQQEMQRSYIDYAMSVIVSRALPDVRDGLKPVHRRVLYSMFDSGFRPDRGYNKCSRVVGDVMGNYHPHGDSAIYDALVRLAQPWSLRYPLIDGQGNFGSSGNDPAAAMRYTESRLAHLAMHMLQDIEEETVDFSDNYDGRTQEPDVLPSRFPNLLVNGGSGIAVGMATNIPPHNLREVADGVKWALENFEASDDELLAALLVRIKGPDFPTKAMILGNSGIEDAYRTGRGSVRMRAVVEVEEDAKGRTILVVSELPYQVNPDNLVENIANLVRDGKLTGISDIADESNSRSGMRIVVTIKRDAVAKVVLNNLYKHTQLQQNFGVNMLALVDGVPRTLRLDQMIRHYVKHQIDVIVRRTRFRLRKAEERAHILRGLVKALDMLDEVIALIRRSPSAEEARPALMSLLDVDEIQATAILDMQLRRLAALERQRIIDTLAEIELEIADLKDILEKPERQRAIIAEELQEIVDKYGDDRRTKIIPFDGEVSVEDLIAVEDVVVTITRTGYAKRTKTDLYRSQKRGGKGVQGATLKQDDIVQHFFVCSTHDWILFFTNKGRVYRAKAYDLPEANRNARGQHVANLLAFQPDEQIAQVIEIPNYEVAPYLVLATRRGLVKKTKLTDFDSNRAGGLIAVNLREGDELVGAVLAAAEDDLLLVSAEGQSIRFHATDEALRPMGRATSGVLGMRFNDGDELLGINVVQPDRFLLVATAGGYAKRTPTDDYPVQGRGGKGVLTIQYDQKRGRLVGAVIVDAEDELYAITSSGGVIRTSAGQVRKAGRQTKGVRLMNLDEGTTLLAVARNADEPSDVATAGSTEGEETPASEQE from the coding sequence ATGACGGAAACCTTGCCGCCGGCTCCGGACCACGACCGGATCGAACCGGTCGACATCCAGCAGGAGATGCAGCGCTCCTACATCGACTACGCGATGAGCGTCATCGTGTCGCGGGCGCTGCCGGACGTGCGGGACGGCCTCAAGCCGGTGCACCGCCGCGTGCTGTACTCGATGTTCGACTCCGGCTTCCGCCCCGACCGCGGGTACAACAAGTGCTCCCGCGTCGTCGGCGACGTGATGGGCAACTACCACCCGCACGGTGACTCCGCGATCTACGACGCGCTGGTGCGGCTCGCACAGCCGTGGTCGCTGCGGTACCCGCTGATCGACGGTCAGGGCAACTTCGGTTCGTCGGGCAACGACCCCGCCGCCGCCATGCGGTACACCGAGTCCCGGCTGGCGCATCTCGCGATGCACATGCTGCAGGACATCGAAGAAGAAACCGTCGACTTCTCCGACAACTACGACGGCCGCACCCAGGAGCCCGACGTCCTCCCGTCGCGGTTCCCGAACCTGCTGGTCAACGGTGGTTCCGGGATCGCGGTCGGGATGGCGACGAACATCCCGCCGCACAACCTGCGCGAGGTCGCCGACGGCGTCAAATGGGCGTTGGAGAACTTCGAGGCCAGCGACGACGAGCTGCTCGCCGCGCTGCTGGTCCGGATCAAGGGCCCGGACTTCCCGACCAAGGCGATGATCCTCGGCAACTCCGGGATCGAGGACGCGTACCGCACCGGCCGCGGCTCCGTGCGCATGCGCGCGGTCGTCGAGGTCGAAGAGGACGCCAAGGGCCGCACGATCCTGGTCGTGTCCGAGCTGCCGTACCAGGTGAACCCGGACAACCTGGTCGAGAACATCGCGAACCTGGTCCGCGACGGCAAGCTCACCGGCATCTCCGACATCGCCGACGAGTCCAACAGCCGCAGCGGGATGCGGATCGTCGTCACGATCAAACGTGACGCGGTCGCGAAGGTCGTGCTGAACAACCTGTACAAGCACACCCAGCTGCAGCAGAACTTCGGTGTCAACATGCTGGCCCTGGTCGACGGCGTGCCCCGCACGCTGCGTCTCGACCAGATGATCCGGCACTACGTGAAGCACCAGATCGACGTCATCGTCCGCCGGACCCGTTTCCGGTTGCGCAAGGCCGAGGAACGCGCCCACATCCTGCGCGGTCTGGTCAAGGCGCTGGACATGCTCGACGAGGTCATCGCCCTCATCCGGCGCTCGCCCTCGGCCGAAGAGGCCCGGCCCGCCCTGATGAGCCTGCTGGACGTCGACGAGATCCAGGCGACCGCGATCCTCGACATGCAGCTCCGCCGTCTCGCGGCACTGGAGCGGCAGCGGATCATCGACACCCTCGCCGAGATCGAACTCGAGATCGCCGACCTCAAGGACATCCTCGAGAAGCCCGAGCGGCAGCGCGCGATCATCGCCGAGGAACTGCAGGAGATCGTCGACAAGTACGGCGACGACCGGCGCACCAAGATCATCCCGTTCGACGGCGAGGTCTCGGTCGAAGACCTCATCGCGGTCGAGGACGTCGTCGTCACGATCACCCGCACGGGTTACGCCAAGCGGACGAAAACCGATCTGTACCGCTCGCAGAAACGCGGTGGCAAGGGCGTCCAGGGCGCGACCCTCAAACAGGACGACATCGTCCAGCACTTCTTTGTCTGCTCGACGCACGACTGGATCCTGTTCTTCACGAACAAGGGCCGCGTGTACCGGGCCAAGGCCTACGACCTGCCCGAAGCCAACCGCAACGCGCGCGGCCAGCACGTCGCGAACCTGCTCGCGTTCCAGCCCGACGAGCAGATCGCCCAGGTCATCGAGATCCCGAACTACGAGGTCGCCCCATACCTCGTGCTCGCGACCCGCCGCGGCCTGGTGAAGAAGACCAAGCTCACCGACTTCGACTCCAACCGCGCCGGCGGCCTCATCGCCGTCAACCTGCGCGAAGGCGACGAACTGGTCGGCGCGGTCCTCGCGGCCGCCGAGGACGACCTGCTCCTCGTGTCCGCGGAAGGCCAGTCGATCCGCTTCCACGCCACCGACGAAGCCCTGCGCCCCATGGGCCGCGCGACGTCCGGTGTGCTGGGCATGCGGTTCAACGACGGCGACGAACTGCTCGGCATCAACGTCGTCCAGCCGGACCGGTTCCTCCTCGTCGCCACCGCCGGCGGCTACGCCAAGCGCACGCCGACCGACGACTACCCGGTGCAGGGTCGCGGCGGCAAGGGCGTGCTCACCATTCAGTACGACCAGAAACGTGGCAGGCTGGTGGGCGCGGTCATCGTCGACGCCGAAGACGAGCTGTACGCGATCACCTCCAGCGGCGGGGTGATCCGGACTTCGGCCGGACAGGTGCGCAAGGCAGGCAGGCAGACGAAGGGAGTGCGGCTGATGAATCTCGACGAAGGAACAACTCTTCTCGCGGTCGCACGCAACGCGGACGAGCCCTCAGACGTCGCCACTGCAGGTAGTACTGAAGGAGAAGAAACCCCGGCGTCGGAGCAGGAGTAG
- the gyrB gene encoding DNA topoisomerase (ATP-hydrolyzing) subunit B has translation MTENKSEYNASSITVLEGLEAVRKRPGMYIGSTGERGLHHLVQEVVDNSVDEAMAGYATKVEVTLLADGGVRVVDDGRGIPVDMHPKEQKPTLEVVLTVLHAGGKFDSDSYAVSGGLHGVGVSVVNALSTKLIAEVKRGGHSWRQVYTDQIPGELEDLGPAEDTGTTITFWADGDIFETTTYNFETISRRLQEMAFLNKGLTLSLRDERVADEETEADASGQAARVKEKTYCYPGGLEDFVKHINGSKDPIHASVISFEAKGTGLEVEVAMQWNNGFTPSVYTFANTINTHEGGTHEEGFRAALTRVVNAYAREKKLLKEKDANLSGDDVREGLAAIVSIKLSEPQFEGQTKTKLGNSEAKTFVQQTSNEWLADWFERNPTEAKTIINKSISSAQARMAARKARDLVRRKGALEIGGLPGKLKDCRSTNPSECELYIVEGDSAGGSAKEGRDSMYQAILPIRGKIINVEKARIDRVLKNTEVQSLITALGTGIHEEFDIEKLRYHKIVLMADADVDGQHITTLLLTFLFRFMPPLIEHGHVFLSRPPLYKIKWPRQEPEYAYSDRERDAVIQAGVEAGRKLPKDDAIQRYKGLGEMNAEELWETTMDPANRLLGQVTLDDAAQADDLFSVLMGEDVEARRSFITRNAKDVRFLDV, from the coding sequence GTGACCGAGAACAAGAGCGAGTACAACGCGTCGTCGATCACGGTGCTCGAAGGCCTCGAAGCCGTCCGCAAGCGTCCCGGTATGTACATCGGTTCCACCGGTGAACGCGGCCTCCACCACCTCGTCCAGGAGGTGGTCGACAACTCCGTCGACGAGGCGATGGCCGGTTACGCGACCAAGGTCGAGGTTACCCTGCTGGCCGACGGCGGGGTGCGCGTCGTGGACGACGGCCGCGGCATCCCGGTCGACATGCACCCCAAGGAGCAGAAGCCGACCCTGGAGGTCGTGCTCACCGTGCTCCACGCGGGCGGCAAGTTCGACAGCGACTCCTACGCGGTCTCCGGTGGTCTGCACGGCGTCGGCGTCTCCGTGGTGAACGCGCTCTCGACCAAGCTGATCGCCGAAGTCAAACGCGGCGGGCACAGCTGGCGGCAGGTGTACACCGACCAGATCCCCGGTGAGCTGGAGGATCTCGGCCCCGCCGAGGACACCGGCACCACGATCACCTTCTGGGCCGACGGCGACATCTTCGAAACCACGACGTACAACTTCGAGACGATCTCCCGGCGTCTTCAGGAGATGGCCTTCCTCAACAAGGGCCTGACCCTTTCGCTGCGCGACGAGCGCGTCGCCGACGAAGAGACCGAGGCGGACGCTTCCGGCCAGGCGGCGCGGGTCAAGGAGAAGACCTACTGCTACCCGGGCGGTCTCGAAGACTTCGTCAAGCACATCAACGGCAGCAAGGACCCGATCCACGCGTCCGTGATCTCCTTCGAGGCCAAGGGCACCGGCCTCGAGGTCGAGGTCGCCATGCAGTGGAACAACGGCTTCACGCCGTCGGTGTACACCTTCGCCAACACGATCAACACGCACGAGGGCGGCACGCACGAAGAGGGCTTCCGCGCCGCGCTCACCCGCGTCGTCAACGCGTACGCGCGCGAGAAGAAGCTGCTCAAGGAGAAGGACGCCAACCTCTCCGGTGACGACGTGCGCGAGGGGCTCGCCGCGATCGTCTCGATCAAGCTCTCCGAGCCGCAGTTCGAAGGCCAGACCAAGACCAAGCTGGGCAACAGCGAGGCCAAGACGTTCGTGCAGCAGACCTCGAACGAATGGCTGGCCGACTGGTTCGAGCGCAACCCCACCGAGGCGAAGACGATCATCAACAAGTCGATCTCCTCGGCGCAGGCGCGGATGGCCGCCCGCAAGGCGCGTGACCTGGTCCGCCGCAAGGGCGCGCTGGAGATCGGCGGGCTGCCCGGCAAGCTCAAGGACTGCCGCTCGACCAACCCGTCGGAATGCGAGCTCTACATCGTCGAGGGTGACTCGGCGGGCGGTTCGGCCAAGGAAGGCCGCGACTCGATGTACCAGGCGATCCTGCCGATCCGAGGCAAGATCATCAACGTCGAGAAGGCCCGGATCGACCGCGTCCTCAAGAACACCGAGGTCCAGTCGCTGATCACCGCGCTCGGCACCGGTATCCACGAAGAGTTCGACATCGAGAAGCTGCGCTACCACAAGATCGTGCTGATGGCCGACGCCGACGTGGACGGCCAGCACATCACCACGCTGCTGCTCACCTTCCTGTTCCGGTTCATGCCCCCGCTGATCGAGCACGGGCACGTGTTCCTCTCGCGCCCGCCGCTGTACAAGATCAAGTGGCCGCGGCAGGAGCCGGAGTACGCCTACTCCGACCGGGAACGCGACGCCGTCATCCAGGCGGGTGTCGAGGCAGGCCGGAAGCTGCCGAAGGACGACGCGATCCAGCGCTACAAGGGTCTCGGCGAGATGAACGCCGAAGAGCTGTGGGAGACCACGATGGACCCGGCGAACCGGCTGCTCGGCCAGGTCACCCTGGACGACGCCGCGCAGGCCGACGACCTGTTCTCCGTCCTGATGGGCGAGGACGTCGAAGCGCGCCGTTCCTTCATCACGCGTAACGCCAAGGACGTGCGGTTCCTCGACGTCTAG
- a CDS encoding DciA family protein, translating into MDAAKAKAKARGVEPGVRRGRITGGGAGSAGQSPRRRRWSGPGADARDPQPLGRLASRIAVDRGWNTRLANGQVFGSWARLVGEEVAEHAQPVALKDGELTVRASSTAWATQLRLLQGQLLAKIAKGVGHGVVKKMRIQGPTAPSWRKGPRHVPGRGPRDTYG; encoded by the coding sequence CTGGACGCCGCGAAGGCCAAAGCGAAGGCCCGCGGCGTTGAACCGGGCGTGCGCCGCGGCCGTATCACCGGAGGGGGAGCGGGTTCGGCGGGCCAAAGCCCGCGACGTCGTCGCTGGTCAGGGCCGGGTGCCGACGCCCGCGACCCGCAACCGCTCGGCAGGCTCGCCTCCCGGATCGCGGTCGACCGCGGCTGGAACACGCGGCTGGCCAACGGTCAGGTCTTCGGCAGCTGGGCACGGCTTGTGGGCGAAGAGGTCGCCGAACACGCCCAGCCGGTGGCGCTGAAGGACGGCGAGCTGACCGTCCGCGCGAGCTCGACAGCGTGGGCGACGCAGCTTCGCCTGCTTCAGGGGCAGCTGCTGGCGAAGATCGCGAAGGGCGTCGGGCACGGCGTGGTGAAGAAGATGCGGATCCAGGGGCCGACGGCGCCGAGCTGGCGGAAAGGGCCCCGGCACGTGCCGGGACGCGGCCCGCGTGACACGTACGGCTGA
- the recF gene encoding DNA replication/repair protein RecF (All proteins in this family for which functions are known are DNA-binding proteins that assist the filamentation of RecA onto DNA for the initiation of recombination or recombinational repair.) codes for MYLRHLQVTDFRSWPQADLALEPGPTVLVGQNGRGKTNLLEAIGYIATLGSHRVATDAPLVRHGCERALIRVAVVNEDRELTVELEITPGKANRARVNRGAVGKPRDVLGILRTVLFSPEDLALVRGDPGERRRFMDELLVLRAPRYAGVRADYEKVLKQRNALLKTAGKRRTGREDPYALSTLDVWDDHLSVAGAALLAARLNLIADLAPYAASAYMGVAPDSRPAKIAYKSSLGEAMPEGYGTPDGPRADQAVLKEVLVEALKRSRNLELERGVSMVGPHRDELDLILGEAPAKGYASHGESWSFALALRLGSYELLRGEAGEPVLLLDDVFAELDRRRRARLAEVAAGAEQVLVTAAVDEDVPAELAGHRFLVADGEINRG; via the coding sequence TTGTACTTAAGACATCTGCAGGTCACCGACTTCCGGTCCTGGCCACAAGCCGATCTCGCGCTCGAACCCGGCCCGACCGTCCTCGTCGGACAGAACGGCCGCGGCAAGACGAACCTCCTCGAGGCGATCGGCTACATCGCGACCCTGGGCTCGCACCGCGTCGCGACCGACGCGCCGCTGGTGCGGCACGGGTGCGAACGCGCGCTGATCAGGGTCGCGGTGGTCAACGAGGACCGCGAGCTGACGGTCGAGCTGGAGATCACGCCCGGCAAGGCGAACCGCGCGCGGGTCAACCGCGGCGCGGTCGGCAAGCCCCGCGACGTACTCGGGATCCTGCGCACGGTGCTGTTCTCCCCGGAGGACCTGGCGCTCGTGCGTGGGGATCCCGGGGAGCGCCGCCGCTTCATGGACGAGCTCCTCGTGCTGCGCGCGCCCCGGTACGCCGGGGTCCGCGCCGACTACGAGAAGGTGCTGAAGCAGCGGAACGCCCTGCTCAAGACGGCGGGCAAACGGCGTACGGGACGCGAAGACCCGTACGCGTTGTCGACGCTCGACGTCTGGGACGACCACTTGTCGGTGGCTGGGGCCGCGTTGCTGGCGGCCCGGCTCAACCTGATCGCCGACCTCGCGCCGTACGCTGCCTCCGCGTACATGGGGGTCGCGCCCGACTCGAGACCGGCGAAGATCGCGTACAAATCGAGCCTGGGCGAAGCGATGCCAGAGGGCTACGGCACTCCCGACGGCCCTCGCGCCGACCAGGCGGTATTGAAGGAAGTACTGGTCGAGGCGCTGAAACGGTCGCGGAACCTGGAGCTGGAGCGCGGGGTGAGCATGGTCGGCCCGCACCGGGACGAGCTCGATCTCATCCTCGGCGAAGCGCCGGCGAAGGGCTACGCGAGCCATGGGGAGTCCTGGTCGTTCGCCCTCGCGTTGCGTCTGGGAAGCTACGAGCTCCTGCGTGGCGAGGCCGGGGAACCGGTGCTTCTGCTGGATGATGTGTTCGCCGAGCTGGACCGGCGTCGCCGGGCCCGGCTGGCGGAGGTGGCGGCAGGCGCCGAGCAGGTGCTGGTGACCGCCGCCGTGGACGAGGACGTGCCCGCCGAACTGGCCGGACATCGATTCCTCGTGGCGGATGGTGAGATCAACCGGGGGTGA
- the gnd gene encoding phosphogluconate dehydrogenase (NAD(+)-dependent, decarboxylating) has translation MAQLGLIGLGKMGFNMRERLRAAGHEVVGYDRNPDVTDSTSLEDMVSKLDGPRIVWIMVPAGEPTRQTVAELGNLLSEGDLVIDGGNSKYTDDRINADLLAAKKIGYLDCGVSGGVWGKDNGYGLMVGGAASDVEKAMPIFDALRPEGPRDEGFSHAGAVGSGHYAKMIHNGIEYGMMQAFAEGFELLEAAKVVENVPAVIKGWQRGTVVRSWLLDLLVRALDEDPELDDLEGYVEDSGEGRWTLEEAINNAVPAPVISAALFARFASRQEDSAAMRAVAALRNQFGGHSVKKAGD, from the coding sequence ATGGCTCAGCTGGGACTCATCGGCCTCGGCAAAATGGGGTTCAACATGCGTGAGCGGCTGCGCGCGGCCGGTCACGAGGTGGTCGGCTACGACCGCAACCCCGACGTCACCGACTCCACCTCACTCGAGGACATGGTGTCCAAACTGGACGGTCCCCGGATCGTCTGGATCATGGTGCCCGCCGGTGAACCCACCCGGCAGACCGTCGCGGAGCTCGGCAACCTGCTGTCCGAGGGCGACCTCGTGATCGACGGCGGCAACTCGAAGTACACCGACGACAGGATCAACGCGGACCTGCTCGCCGCGAAGAAGATCGGCTACCTCGACTGCGGGGTTTCCGGTGGCGTGTGGGGCAAGGACAACGGCTACGGCCTGATGGTCGGTGGCGCGGCTTCGGACGTCGAGAAGGCCATGCCGATCTTCGATGCGCTTCGCCCCGAAGGCCCGCGTGACGAGGGCTTCTCGCACGCCGGCGCCGTCGGCTCCGGTCACTACGCGAAGATGATCCACAACGGCATCGAGTACGGCATGATGCAGGCCTTCGCCGAAGGCTTCGAGCTGCTCGAAGCCGCGAAGGTCGTCGAGAACGTGCCCGCGGTGATCAAGGGCTGGCAGCGGGGGACCGTCGTCCGCTCGTGGCTGCTCGACCTGCTCGTCCGCGCGCTCGACGAGGACCCGGAGCTGGACGACCTCGAGGGCTACGTCGAGGATTCCGGCGAAGGCCGGTGGACCCTCGAAGAGGCGATCAACAACGCGGTCCCGGCGCCGGTCATCTCGGCCGCGCTGTTCGCGCGGTTCGCTTCGCGCCAGGAGGACTCCGCCGCCATGCGGGCCGTCGCCGCGCTGCGCAACCAGTTCGGCGGGCACTCGGTCAAGAAGGCCGGCGACTAG